GGCGCGAAGTCGGGCGGCAAGTACAAGGGTGTCGCGCCGGGCGCGAAGATCCTCAGCGGCAAGGTCCTGGACGACGACGGGTACGGCGACGACTCCGGCATCCTCGCGGGCATGGAGTGGGCCGCTCAGCAGGGCGCCGACATCGTCAACCTCAGCCTGGGCGGCGGGGACACGCCCGAGATCGACCCGCTTGAGGCCGAGGTGAACAAGCTCTCCGAACAGAAGGGCATCCTCTTCGCCATCGCCGCGGGCAACTCGGGCGAGTTCGGGGACCAGACGATCGGCTCGCCGGGCAGCGCGGCCGACGCGCTCACCGTCGGCGCCGTCGACGACAACGACAAGCTCGCCGACTTCTCCAGCCGCGGCCCCGGTCTCGACGGCGCCATCAAGCCCGACGTCACCGCGCCCGGTGTGGACATCACCGCGGCCGCGGCCCCGGGGAGCCTGATCGACAAGGAGGTCGGCGAGAAGCCGGCCGGCTATCTGACCATCTCGGGTACGTCGATGGCGACTCCGCATGTCGCGGGCGCCGCCGCCATCCTCAAGCAGGAGCACCCCGACTGGACGTTCGCCGAGCTGAAGTCCGCGCTGACGGGTTCCGCGAAGGGCGGCAAGTACACGCCGTTCCAGCAGGGTTCGGGCCGGATTGCGGTCGACAAGGCGATCAAGCAGACCGTGCTGGCCGACCCGTCGTCGGTGAGTTTCGGTGTCGCGCAGTGGCCGCACACCGACGACACGCCGGTCACCAAGAAGCTGACGTACCGCAACGTCGGCAAGAGTGACGTCACCCTGTCACTCGCGCTGACGGCCACCAACCCCAAGGGCCAGGCGGCTCCTTCGGGCTTCTTCACCCTCGGCGCGAAGACGGTCACCGTCCCGGCGGGCGGCACGGCCTCCGTCGATGTCACCGTCAACAGCAAGCTGGGCGGCAGCACGGACGGCGCGTACTCGGCGTACGTGACGGCCACGGGCGGCGGCCAGAGCGTGCGGACCGCCGCGGCCGTGGACCGCGAGGCGGAGGCGTACGACGTCACCCTGAAGTACGTCAACCGTGCCGGACAGACCCCCGTCCACCTGACCGATCTGTTCGCCACCTCGGGCGCGAACGCGGGCCGGGACTACCCGTCCCAGAGCTCCGCGACCAGCGTGACCGTACGGGTGCCCAAGGGCACGTACGTGCTGGACTCCCTCTCGGTGAAGGACCCCACCTCGATCGAGGGCGGCGTCGACTGGCTGGTCCAGCCCAAGCTCAGCGTCACCAAGAACACCACGGTCACCCTCGACCTGACCAAGGCCAAGTCCGCCGACATCACGGTGCCGGACGCCTCGGCCAAGCAGGCGATCGGGATGGTGCAGTACTCGTACGACCCGGCGGGCTACGGTGCCGGTGTCATGGTGTCCTCCTTCAAGGACGTGCGCATGGCGCACGTGGGCCCGGCGGTCTCCTCCGGCCTCTCCCAGGCCTGGTTCGGGCAGTGGACCAAGGGTGGCGCCGCCGAGTACGACGTGTACACGGGCGCCGCAGTGAAGAAGCTCGAAGGCGCACGCGTCCACCACTACAAGGCGGGCGAACTGGCCAAGCTGAAGGTGAACCTCGGCTCTCCGTCGAGCGGCAAGACCGGCGCGGTCGGCGCCTACGGCATCCTGCCGAACAACTTCGGCTTCAACCAGCCGGTCGAGCAGAAGCTGCGCAGCACGCGCACCCTGTACGTGTCGACCGGCGACAAGATCCAGTGGACGCTCGACTTCTCGCAGTACTCGGGCAAGAAGGACGCGCAGGGCCTCCCGCTCACGGAGGCGTACTACACGCTGGGCGCCCCGCAGACCTTCAAGGCGGGCAAGAGCTACACCAAGACCTTCAACACGGCCGTGTTCGGGCCGCGGGTCGGCTCCACGTACGGCATCTTCCGTGTGGGCAACGAGATCTACGGCTATCTGCCGCTGTTCGCCGACGGTCAGACGCACGCCGGGTCCTCCGACTTCAAGTCGGTCAAGACGACGCTGTACCGCAACGGCACCAAGGTCGGCTCCAACGCCGACCCGCTGTTCGGCAGCGAGGTCTTCAAGGTTCCGTCCGCCGAGGCCTCGTACAAGCTGACCACCTCGGTCACCCGCAGTGAGAAGGTCGCGGCGGCGTCCACCCGCATCGACGCGAGCTGGACGTTCAAGTCGAAGAAGGCGACCGACGCCCAGCTGCCCGCCTCGTCGGTCCGCTTCGGCGCGGCCACCGGCCTGGACAGCCGCGTCACGGCCGGCAAGAAGGTCACGATCCCGGTCACCGTCCAGGGCTCGGCCGCGGGCCGCAACCTCAAGTCCCTGTCGGTGTGGGTGTCGTACGACTACGGCAAGACCTGGACCAAGCTGACGGTCAAGGACGGCAAGATCACCTACAAGAACCCGGCGAAGGGCAAGGGCCTCTCGTACAAGGCCAAGATCACCGACAAGAACGGCAACACGTCGACGATCTCGATCTACAACGCGCTCTACGGCAAGTGAGCCGATAGCGAGCCGATAGCGAGCGGCCCGCCGGAAGCGCTGCTTCCGGCGGGCCGTCCGTGTTTCGGTCACCGGCTCAGGGGCGAGGTGCGGTCGTGCCCGCGCGGGTCGCGTCCGTGCCCCAGCTCGCCAGCAGCCGCAGCGCCTCCGCCGACGCGGACCCCGGCTCGGCGTGGTACGTCACCAGTGCCTGATCGCCGTCGTCCGGCACCCTGAACGACTCGAACTGGAGGGCGAGATCGCCCACCAGTGGATGCCGCAACAGCTTCAGCCCATGGCTCTTCTCCTTGACGTCGTGCGTCGCCCACAGCCGCCGGAATTCCTCGGACTTCACCGACAGCTCGCCGACCAGCGCCGACAGCCGCGGATCATCCGGGTGGTACCCGGCGTCGTAGCGCAGCTGGCACACGATGTCGATCGCCTTCTGTTCCCAGTCCACGAACAGATCGTGGTACTCGGGCCGCAGGAACACCATCCGCGCCCAGTTCCGCTCCTGCTGCGGCAGCTGTGCCCAGTCGCCGAAGACGGCCGCGGCCATCCGGTTCCACGCCAGGACCTCCGACCGCCGTCCCACGATGTACGCCGGGACCCCGTCGAAGGAGTCGAGCAGCTGACGCAGGGAGGACCGCACCTGCTGCGCCCGCGCCGACGGCTTCTTCTTGTGCGCCTTCGGCTTGGCGAGATGCGTCAGATGCGCGTGCTCCGCGTCACTCAGCCGCAGCGCGCGGGCGATCGCGTCGAGTACCTCCGCGGACACGTTCCGTCCGTTGCCCTGCTCCAGACGCGTGTAGTACGCCACGGACACCCCGGCCAGCTGCGCCAGCTCCTCACGCCGCAGCCCCGGCACCCGCCGGTGCCGGCCGAAGACGGGCAGGCCCACGTCCTCGGGCTTGAGCCGGGCCCGCCGGGTGCGCAGGAACTCGCTGAGCTCGGCGCGCCGGTCCAGCGCCCCACCGGCTCCCACGGCGGGTTCCTGCAGGGAGTCGGGCTGTACGTCCATACGTCCAGTATTCACGGTCGTACGACACGGAACCTGACCCCGCCAGTAGTAGGAACGCCGGACGTAGGCAGAGCTGTGGTCTGGGTGAGCCCCGCTCCGTTCGGCAGGCTGGATGCCGTGCCCGGCAACAGACGACAGCAGAAGGCAGCCGGGCATGCGACCCCCCTCTAGGAGAACCCGGCATGACCACCGTTGCTGCGTACGCCGTACCCGCCGCCAAGGCTCCGCTCGAGCGCACCACGATCGAGCGCCGTGAGGTCGGCGAGTTCGACGTCCTGATCGACATCAAGTTCGCCGGCATCTGCCACTCGGACATCCACCAGGCCAGCGAGGGCTGGGGCGAGGCGATCTTCCCGATGGTTCCGGGCCACGAGATCGCGGGCATCGTCTCCGAGGTCGGCTCCGGCGTCACCAAGTTCAAGGTCGGCGACCGCGTGGGCGTCGGCTGCATGGTCGACTCCTGCCGTGAGTGCGAGAACTGCAAGGCCGGTGAGGAGCAGTACTGCCTCAAGGGCATGGTCGGCACATACAACGCCCTCGACAAGAACGGCGAGCCCACCTACGGCGGCTACTCCGAGAAGATCGTCGTCGACGAGAGCTTCACCGTCCGCATCCCGGACGGCCTCTCCCTCGACGTGGCCGCCCCGCTGCTGTGCGCCGGCATCACCACGTACTCCCCGCTGCGCCACTGGAACGCGGGCCCCGGCAAGAAGGTCGCGGTCATCGGCCTGGGCGGTCTCGGCCACATGGCCGTCAAGCTCGCGCGCGCGATGGGCGCCGAGGTGACCGTGCTCTCCCAGTCCCTGCGCAAGAAGGACGACGGGCTGAAGCTGGGCGCCGACCACTACTACGCCACCAGCGACCCGAAGACCTTCGAGGAGCTTCAGGGCTCGCTCGACCTGATCATTTCGACCGTGTCCGCTCCGCTGGACTTCGGCGCGTTCCTGTCGCTGCTGAAGACGGGCGGTGCCCTGGTGAACGTGGGCGCGCCCGAGGAGCCGATCTCCCTCAACCTGTTCTCGGTGATCGGGGGCCGCAAGACCCTCGCGGGCTCCATGATCGGCGGGATCCGCGAGACCCAGGAGATGCTGGACTTCTGCGCGGAGCACGGCATCGGCTCCGAG
The Streptomyces sp. CGMCC 4.7035 DNA segment above includes these coding regions:
- a CDS encoding S8 family peptidase gives rise to the protein MKKACAATVATAAAVALAAGMTSPASAKSVAAAGKAASGLKADHRITLITGDRVVVDAKGRVVGLERAKGRENVPAQIRKADGHTYVVPADAAGMIARGKLDRRLFDVTELNKSRTRNAQKNGLKVIVGYKGTASAAKADVREAGTLRRSLKSLNADAVQTPQRDANELWKAVTDGDATASGIAHVWLDGVRKASLDKSVPQIGAPAAWAAGYDGKGVKVAVLDTGVYADHPDLKGQVIEAKNFSTAATTADKVGHGTHVASIVAGTGAKSGGKYKGVAPGAKILSGKVLDDDGYGDDSGILAGMEWAAQQGADIVNLSLGGGDTPEIDPLEAEVNKLSEQKGILFAIAAGNSGEFGDQTIGSPGSAADALTVGAVDDNDKLADFSSRGPGLDGAIKPDVTAPGVDITAAAAPGSLIDKEVGEKPAGYLTISGTSMATPHVAGAAAILKQEHPDWTFAELKSALTGSAKGGKYTPFQQGSGRIAVDKAIKQTVLADPSSVSFGVAQWPHTDDTPVTKKLTYRNVGKSDVTLSLALTATNPKGQAAPSGFFTLGAKTVTVPAGGTASVDVTVNSKLGGSTDGAYSAYVTATGGGQSVRTAAAVDREAEAYDVTLKYVNRAGQTPVHLTDLFATSGANAGRDYPSQSSATSVTVRVPKGTYVLDSLSVKDPTSIEGGVDWLVQPKLSVTKNTTVTLDLTKAKSADITVPDASAKQAIGMVQYSYDPAGYGAGVMVSSFKDVRMAHVGPAVSSGLSQAWFGQWTKGGAAEYDVYTGAAVKKLEGARVHHYKAGELAKLKVNLGSPSSGKTGAVGAYGILPNNFGFNQPVEQKLRSTRTLYVSTGDKIQWTLDFSQYSGKKDAQGLPLTEAYYTLGAPQTFKAGKSYTKTFNTAVFGPRVGSTYGIFRVGNEIYGYLPLFADGQTHAGSSDFKSVKTTLYRNGTKVGSNADPLFGSEVFKVPSAEASYKLTTSVTRSEKVAAASTRIDASWTFKSKKATDAQLPASSVRFGAATGLDSRVTAGKKVTIPVTVQGSAAGRNLKSLSVWVSYDYGKTWTKLTVKDGKITYKNPAKGKGLSYKAKITDKNGNTSTISIYNALYGK
- a CDS encoding helix-turn-helix domain-containing protein — translated: MDVQPDSLQEPAVGAGGALDRRAELSEFLRTRRARLKPEDVGLPVFGRHRRVPGLRREELAQLAGVSVAYYTRLEQGNGRNVSAEVLDAIARALRLSDAEHAHLTHLAKPKAHKKKPSARAQQVRSSLRQLLDSFDGVPAYIVGRRSEVLAWNRMAAAVFGDWAQLPQQERNWARMVFLRPEYHDLFVDWEQKAIDIVCQLRYDAGYHPDDPRLSALVGELSVKSEEFRRLWATHDVKEKSHGLKLLRHPLVGDLALQFESFRVPDDGDQALVTYHAEPGSASAEALRLLASWGTDATRAGTTAPRP
- a CDS encoding NAD(P)-dependent alcohol dehydrogenase, producing MTTVAAYAVPAAKAPLERTTIERREVGEFDVLIDIKFAGICHSDIHQASEGWGEAIFPMVPGHEIAGIVSEVGSGVTKFKVGDRVGVGCMVDSCRECENCKAGEEQYCLKGMVGTYNALDKNGEPTYGGYSEKIVVDESFTVRIPDGLSLDVAAPLLCAGITTYSPLRHWNAGPGKKVAVIGLGGLGHMAVKLARAMGAEVTVLSQSLRKKDDGLKLGADHYYATSDPKTFEELQGSLDLIISTVSAPLDFGAFLSLLKTGGALVNVGAPEEPISLNLFSVIGGRKTLAGSMIGGIRETQEMLDFCAEHGIGSEIELISASEINDAYERVLNSDVRYRFVIDTATI